In a single window of the Eleginops maclovinus isolate JMC-PN-2008 ecotype Puerto Natales chromosome 6, JC_Emac_rtc_rv5, whole genome shotgun sequence genome:
- the zgc:153115 gene encoding Krueppel-like factor 9, which produces MSLTASSDYFAAECLVSISSGPVLHRPTPVAPASQPATVGLLPGEPDVSNEDREVRETLRLEGANMMAVAGILTDLHDKFRPMSAYSESSNSSCGGESGYTTLSDPTTPTMTPSATPVPGQQLRGGVGVGAPRSPVKRHQCTFDGCDRVYGKSSHLKAHIRTHTGERPFPCTWPDCEKKFARSDELARHTRTHTGEKRFLCPLCDKRFMRSDHLIKHARRHPDFQPSMLGRNKGASSSPNPAVYH; this is translated from the exons ATGTCGTTGACTGCTTCGTCTGATTATTTCGCTGCCGAGTGTCTGGTATCGATATCCAGCGGTCCTGTCCTGCACAGACCCACCCCAGTCGCCCCCGCCAGCCAACCGGCCACGGTGGGCCTGCTCCCCGGGGAGCCCGACGTGTCGAACGAGGACAGGGAAGTGCGGGAGACTCTGAGGCTGGAGGGGGCAAACATGATGGCGGTGGCCGGGATACTGACCGACCTGCACGACAAGTTCCGCCCAATGTCGGCCTACTCTGAGAGCAGCAACTCCTCGTGTGGAGGCGAGAGCGGCTACACCACGTTGTCGGACCCGACCACCCCTACCATGACCCCCTCCGCCACCCCGGTGCCCGGACAGCAGCTGAGGGGGGGAGTAGGCGTGGGGGCCCCGCGGTCCCCGGTGAAGCGACACCAGTGCACTTTTGACGGATGCGACAGAGTTTATGGGAAATCCTCTCACCTGAAGGCACACATCCGGACACACACAG GTGAACGGCCCTTCCCCTGCACCTGGCCCGACTGCGAGAAGAAGTTTGCCCGCTCCGACGAGCTCGCCCGCCACACCCGCACCCACACTGGGGAGAAGCGCTTCCTGTGCCCCCTCTGTGATAAGCGCTTCATGCGCAGCGACCACCTGATCAAGCATGCCCGCCGCCACCCTGACTTCCAGCCCTCCATGTTAGGACGCAACAAGGGGGCATCCTCCTCTCCCAACCCGGCCGTATACCACTAG